TGACTTCATGATTTGTTCCAATGTGTGATGCCATTAAGCAAGTGCATTATGAATTATGTAAAATTAGGAGTGAATGCGTGCCTATAATTTTCCTCTAAAACATTACGATTATGATTAGAACTAAAATAATAAAGCTAGTAACTGCTGAGaggaaatataaatatttaattggaTGCATTTGGTAACAACTGAAGTTCACTGACAGCAAATTTAACTATGCAATGTTAGCAGGTATTAGAACGTCATTGTGAAACTGCCTGATTCAGAGGTGTAGTTTATATTAAACACAAGGTTTGCTAGGGTACTACTCTTAAGAGATAGCCAAGCTGACTttgcagaagtgtgtgtgtgtgtgtgtggcagtggcaCAGGGGTCTGTTTGACAAGGTTAAATTTAGCAGCTGATTAGGGTGTATGAATTTTAATCTAACTGTGACAAAAGCTCTTTCTTCCCTGTATCTCCCTCTTTGAAATACCTCcttttttctccctctgtctcctctcctaggttcctctccctccctgcctgtctctctctctctgtctcctctcctagcttcctctccctccctgcctgtctctccctctgtctcctctcctagcttcttctccctccctgcctgtttctccctctgtctcctctcctaccttcctctcgctccctccctggctgtctctctctctctctctgtctcctctcctagcttcctctcactccctccctgcctgtctttctctctgtcttctgtcctaccttcctctctctcactccctgcctgtctctctctctgtctcctctcctacattcctctcactccctccctgtctgtctctctctctctgtctcctctcctagttcctctcactccctccctgcctgtctctctctctgtgtctcctctcctagcttcctctccctccctgcctgtctctccctctgtctcctctcctagcttcctctccctccctgcctgtctgtctctctctgtctcctctcctagttcctctcactccctccctgcctgtctctctctctgtgtctcctctcctagcttcctctccctccctgcctgtctctccctctgtctcctctcctagcatcctctccctccctccctgtctgtctctctctgtgtctcctctcctaccttcctctcactccctccctgcctgtctctctctctctgtctcctctcctagttcctctcactccctccctgcctgtctctctctctgtgtctcctctcctagcttcctctccctccctccctgtctgtctctctctctgtctcctctctcccttctctcagGCTGTCTGAGTACATGTCTGGGGTCACGATgataaagagagaagagagctgATTTGAATGGGGCTCTGGTCAGGTGGACGATTTTTGCTGCGTCCGCCTCTGCCTTGATGAGACCGTAATGGACGAGGCTGATGGGTGGTGTGCAGCAAATCCAGAGGAGCGGCTCTCAGATCTGACCCGGAGTGTCTCTCCCACTGCTAACAGGTGGATCTGGCTGGAGACCCATTATAACTCATCAGCACACAGCCACAGAGCTCAGAATGACACATCAACATGGTGCCTGTAGAGACTAAATGGTGTGGAGGATGTAAGTGGGCAGTGCAGCTCCTGTGGTTTTTAGAGCAGCAGTGCGGTTGAGTTTACAGATGACTGCGGCCTCAAGTGAGCTCTGGCTGGAAAGCAGATTTCAGAGTCACGGCAACTGGCACAAGGAAGTCTGCTTCCTTCCTGTCCTTAAATAGTGATTTTATGGCACTGTGTTTTACTGGTATGGGTTTTTCTCCATCTAGGATGGTGGACCTTTGTAAATTTACTAAATTCATTCAGGTTAATCTAAAGTATTTATCTGGCTAAATTCCCATTTGTGTGCACAGTTCCAGAGCTGCCTTAAATGAACTAGACTTAACTAAGCTGAAACAGGGCTCTGGGTAGAAGCTCTGGGTACAAAAGCAGCACCAACAGGAAATGATGTAATGAAAATGAACGTGACTGCCATGGAAACATTCTAGTGGAAACCATGAGCATGGCATGAGTAAAGAGGGGTGAGGTACTCGTTATTCATTTGGGTTGATGAGAACACGGCTGTTGTAGCAGATGTATTCATATCACAACAGACCATTCACGTCCATGCTGCCATCACATAGGAGTCAGGCACTGTGATGACAAAGTGgtcaaacatacatacattcacTTTTCGATGGACCAACACTGAATTCAAAATCTAAGTTTTGAACTGGGAGAACCAGATTTGAACATCTGGCTTACGGTCATCAGGCTCAGTTTGCATGTGGTGAGTTTGTAGGCTGCATAGCAGTGTGGGGGAATTTGTAACCAAGGTTTTAGATAAACCTTGAATATATTTGACCACCTTTCTTAGTCAGTCAGGTAGCATCTTACATTTATATCAGGAGAATTGAGGCCACTTCTACTTATGACTCTACCAGAAGATCTCATTGAGAAGCTCAGGTAAGAGTGGTTAGTTATTCTCCCATTGACAGATATACTGTGATTAAATAGAGATGCCCTAACAGCAACATGAGAGTTATTATTTGGCTTGTTTGACAGTTGCTAGGCAAAGAGGCGGTGATGAAGGCGTCCAGTGCAGTGATGGTAATGAGATCCCCTCAGACTCACAGGAATAAAGAGCTGCCTGTTTTCTGGGTGACAAGTGTCGGTGGCCGAATGAATTAATGAAGTCAGAACGAGCCTCATCTGAATAATAAGAGCGACTGATCATCAATGTAGCCAGTCTGATCGGTGATCTGTCCTCCGCTCCGGCCGGCTGGCTGTCTATGTCCCCATCTGATTGGGTGTTCCCTGTGTGGGGTCTCCCTGTGGTTACAGTCATGCTTGTCTCTCACGCTTCTCTCAGTCTATCACTATCTTTTGGCTGTTGATGTGTTGGGTGGCTGCTTGCAGACCTTCTGGCCCCTGAGTATGGTCTTCAGGGATGATGCCCGCAGACAAGCGCTAATTGAGGCCAGCCAACCCATTTTCTCCATTTCATGGGTCGCACACACTCTGAGACAGACTTCCTGAGCGGTAGAACTGAATATTTAACCAAGCTTGTTCATCCATCTCACAAAGGCCTGTGACAGAACTAATGATGTCTAAAGATGGCTGGGGTAGAACAAGAGTGTACGCTTGAGAGATCTGAGCAGTAAAGTCACTGCTGGTTTAACCTCACTTCCCAGGATCTGGTAGTACTCTAATTACTTTCAAAACTAGTTTGAAAATTGCTAGTATTAGACAGCACAAATTTTGGTTCTATTTTTGATATTAGTTCTAATAAATATCATTACATAATTGACTTTCAGAGAGCGGCTAAGTTTGATGTCCTCAGCTAATCCCAGCCCATTCTCTTATTTTTCCTTAAGAGTAAAGCAAGATATTAAACCAATTATTAAAGTATTAATGACATAAAGTTGTTAGCTTCTAAGTAATGTTAACTAGCTGCTTTACTCGTTAGCTTAGCTACTAGCAGCAGTGCTGGAGTTGGCAATAGTGCTCCCAGCACTACTTTTCTGTGATGGCATAAATACCCACGCACTTGTACACCTGTAGCTCTTGAAGACCAGTTGAACCCAAGCTTCAGAAGACCATTATACGAGTGGGAGTGTGTCTTGAAAGAAGCCTGACACCTCTATACTCTAGTACTAACTGGGGTTAATAGCTCAAGTGATCAGACGACAGAAGGTGCCCTGAcatacttacagaaataaatcttAGAGAGTAGGAGACTGCCCAGCTGTGCAAgtgcacactaacacacataaacacacactaaaacacacaaacacagactcacTGTCACATGCAGACTTCACTACATGCAAGCAATCCAAGCAATTTCATATTCATTCACTAAACATGAGCACTGAGTCTGTCAGTGCATTAGACTAAAGATGCGCATGCATGAGAATAAATACATTGACTTATCAGCTGGTTCCaggcacacatcacacacacacacacatacacacgcatccATGTTGTAGCTGTAGTATAGTGTTGGGGAACAGACTGCTTCTTCTACCTTTTCACCAGCCTGAAGCACTGACAGGAGGTCCAGGCTATGAGGggattttttacatttactgtactttgtgtaagagggagaaagaaagacagaaagagaaagagagagccgTGGCGCTGATTTAAAGAGCTGTGTAGTTCAATGGTAATTGAATTTGCTACACACCATGGCAGAACTGTTCAGCACCAGACGCCAATGTTTATTCATGGGAAGCGGCTGGTTTCCTGCAGAGACAAAGCTGACCACTCAGGTGTGAAGGATTTGTGAAGAGcctctgtgtgaatgtgtgtgtgtggagatgacaCTGTAGTCTGTTGGTTCTTTTTGCTTGAGTTTTATATGGTTGAGCAAATAACTTAAATATCATATTTattcagatttatttatttatatattttgcagTGCTGCAAATAATTGAAGAATTAAGCTACCATTTCTTGTAAACATAGATAGAAAACTAAATGACGTATAAACATTCTTCACAGACACATACAACTATTTATATGACAACTGAAGCTAGAACAAGTGTACAGATGGAACCTGGACCTGAACAAACCGGTAGAACCCTGCAGCATGCATGAGTACCGTTACATAACGTCCTCTGCCAAAAGCTTGTTATGAGGGAGTGTGTATGCatattgtgcgtgtgtgtgtgtgtgtgtgtgtgtgtgtgtgtgtgtgtgtgtgtgtgtgtgtgcgtgtgtgtgtgtgtgagagagagagagagagagagggaccctGTTGGAGCTCAGCTCAGCTGGAAGAAACAACTGGGTCTGACATTTCCACCGTAAATATCAGCTGTTATTTTTGTGTGGCAGCTTGGCGGCTGGCAGAGAGGCAGCGTGAACTTTGACTCAGCATGAGTGCTGTGATCTCAGCAGGTcagcacaccacacaccaccacagaccAAGAAGAGGAAGcatccacacatgcacacacacacacacacacacacacacacacacacacagtccaacaCACCCCATGATCATCCTCACCATAAGAtgctgatctgtgtgtgtgtgtgcacatacatgtttgtgtttctgcacatgcacatgcactcacagacacacaccattacaaaTTCAAATTAGTAAAAAAAATTTAGAACTTATATTGCTGTGTCAAATTTTCTCCTTTTCACCTTTTTGTCAGTGGCTATAAAGAGAACAAAAGCAGAATACACAGGAAACGTTGGTGGACTTTACAATGAAGTCAAGAACCTTGGTGAGAATTTGAAACTCAGGCTTTCTCACTGGGTTTTTGGTTCTTTTAGAAACAACAAAAATGGCAGAGGTTTTACTTGAAGTTTTTAAAGTTTGCCTTAGCTCTTTGCCACCCACCCAgtgtctctttctccttctctctccatttctccatctgttttttcttctctgtctttctccatctctctctttctcaatctCGCTCTccatttcactctctctcactcagctGGGGTAAATTACATTGTGAGATTCCCTATAAATGCAAGGAGTGAGTATCAGTGTTTTACCAGGTGTAAGTCTCTGCTGCCAAGGTGTCCCAGTCAGGACGGGTCACTGGTGGCAAAGTTTAGGAAGATGTCCAATAGACACAATAATAAAGAGTCAAATCCACTGTGTTCAAATCACACATGCAGTATATGAATCTGGCATTGTTCTGCAATATTTCTGATTCATTTTGAGAAGCTCAGAAGGCTTTGACTTCTAAATATATCACTAATCATCCAAGCAGAGATTTCTTTGGAGGTCACATGTACATGGTGGGCACGTTTTCCAGTTCACACAACATACAGTGACAATCTTTCAATATCATTTAGtctttattttttaattgattTATTTGTCTTCATTGATTCCTTGGTACATGGAGATAGATGCTAAACAACAGTAACCACTAATAAGTGAAGATACACTGAAGGTTTCCATAGGCAATAGAAGAGGGAAGGCTCATAgtattatagtgtgtgtgtgtgtgtgtgtgtgtgtgtgagaacgagGAACACTGGGTCAGAAGTCAGAATATGGAACGCTTAGATCCTCACTGATTCCACATAGCAGCAGACAACCTTGAGAAACACGTGCTTCCGTGCTGGCTGGTGTTTCAGGAGAAACCCCTGAGCATACGCACCGCAGCAGACCGCAGACACCATTGGTGGATCACCTGGCTGCAACTTACCACTCCAGCTTCAAAGGAGAAATAAGCTTCTCCTGAGACTAACACTACAATCAAAGAGCCGCGATGCTGCTTTGCCCTCACAGATGGAGAATAACACCCGCTAATGTGACGAGACGCGTCGGTTTACATTTCAATAACAGTCCAAATCAGCAGAGAATCTCGGCAGAGGGACGCCTGCTATGTTGCACGCCACGGCTTGAATGACAAGGTGGTTGCCGTGGCAACACAGCAGCTCAAAGTAATGCCAGAAGACAAGTGCATCATAAGGGCTCTCCGGTGGACAAAAGAGagggcatgagagagagagagagagtgcaatgAGCCTTAATAGAGAGATGAGATTGGAGGCAGGCAGTGGGAGCCGTGAGAGGCCAGCAGTGGGCCCGTGGTTGGTACATTAGGAAACTGGGGGGGCACACCTCAGCAGTGCGGCCTCAGAAACCTCCCTCCACCTCGGCAAAGCAAACGGCAGAGCTGGGGTGCCTGGAATAGGGGGCTAAAACAGGAAGTGGTGGGGGCTGACGAATCACACCTCACAGTCCAGATTATTTATATTCGGTCTTGGATTATTTATACCTTGTTTTAAGAAGGCTTCCTTATAGTGTGCATATATGGCACTCGGTATACTTCTGCCGAAGGATGAGGAAGCAGTGTCTCCACCTACCTCTTGTCATTGTTCAACCTCGACACAGACTTGACAGTATATGTGTGGCTCTATgtgtgtagatgtttgtctttgtgtgtgtgtgtgtgtgtgtgtgcgtgctcacTGGGTGTTACTGGAGTAAGGTGtagggtgtctgtgtgtctgagtaAGACTGTATGGCTGCATGCGTgcgaatgtgtgtatgtgcatgtgtatatgtgtgggtgaGCAAGCGTAGGTGCTTGAgaatggacgtgtgtgtgtgtgtgtgtgtgggagtgagcaTGTGTAGAGGCACTCATAAATCAGAGCTGGCCTCGTGTGAGCAGCCTGTGTTATCCAGGGACAGGAGAAGAGCAGCGAGTCTCCATGGAAAAGGCATCCCACTCCTGCTTCCTTCCAGAGCGCCGCGTTTATTTTCAGAACTAGCACCCTCAAAAAAGGTCACACTGATGGAAGAGTTCTCGAGAAGAAGCGAAAATCAACTCTGGGCTGTCAGGGCACAACTCGAACTCGACTTGCCTGCACACGGGAGTGCCTGGTGCCCCCCCTACCGAGTGTCACCTGCTCTCTGTGTGACAGCAGGCTCTCACGGCTCTGTCGAGGGAGAGCCTCTGTCCGTGAGGAACAAGTTGAAATGGCCTCCAGCTCTCACACAGATGAACACCACCTCCCGTCATCCCAAAAGGCTGCTTAGCTGTATCTCTTACAGGATAGTGCTTGAATACTGGCAAGGGGATGAATCAACTCTGAAACAAAGTAGCTGTGTGAAATAGATCCTTTATAGACAAAATTCTTCACTATTTAGGAAGTTAATATATAGTACACAGTATCTCTGATGGCGGATCATTTAGGATTCAGCCAGCATCACGAGGGTGGCCATTTTGGATCTCAATGGGAGAGTTGCCAGACTTTGGCCTCCAAGTGTAGAACAGCTGCTGCAGGCTAGAGCCAGAATCACAGCTTGGGTCAACACTACCTTCGAGCGACAGCCCCCAGCAGCCTCAGCAGCCTCCACCAGCGCACACCTGACGTCTATCCACAGGAAGGCACTGAGATGTCTTAGCATATGTGCCTTTAATGTGTTCATTCATCATCAGACCAGGCTAGAAAGCACCTCAGTAGAAAGTGACCGTCAGTGCTATCATTTTCCAGACATCTACCCAAGGTGCTGCATTTTTGTAACAGATAATTATTATAAATGTAACAGTTCAGAGATGGCTTACGTGACTTTGGAACAATGGGCCCAGATAGAATTATTCatgcatgcaaaaaaaaaaacacaacccaaaaccaaaacagaacaaaccaaaataaaaaatatacaataaaagagaaaacaaaatacACAATACTCTTTGAAAGAGTTCTGGTGTGTGCAGTAGACCAAAACAGATATATTTGTGACTGTAAACAGTAGACAACCACAGGCATCTCTGTGACTGTAGACAATAGACAACAACAGATATCTCTATGACTGTTTACAGTAGATAGCCACAAACATCTCTGTGATTGTAGACAGTAGACAACCACAGACATATCTATGACAGCTACTTTAACAATAGACCTTAAACACAATCCATGGCAGCACGAGAAGCTAGACAGGATAAAATAATGCTAATGTCAAGCAATGCATGCAAATTTGTCTAAAGAATAAACAGAATACATGGTCAGGTAATATATCTCATACCATGTTACAGTTGGTTTAGAACAATTAAAAGGGTCAAAACACACTGTAAAATATAATCTACTGTACATATTAATAGTAATCTATATTTGTGAAGCACTATTGCAGAAGAACTATATATCCACATTTCATGAAATCCAGCTTGACATGAGATGGCCATACAGAGGTTATATTTTCTGTATTACACATCAAATCATAAAGTATGTAGctatgtgtgtgatagattaACGGGGTTGAATATTTAAGACTTTGGTCCAAGGCAAATAAATATATAGGCTACCTCAATGTCAATACATCGTTTAAAAACCAGGCACAAATGAACTCTAATGTTAGCATTATTGATGAATCGTTATGTACTGGAAAAGGATGTACAACTCAATCACAGTAGCTGGCTACCACTAGAGTTTGGCACATGAGTTATTTCTGCAAAGTCTCTCAGGCCTCAGCTCCCCCTACTGGATTGGAGGTCTATTGACAGGTGGGTGGCTCTAGTGCGGGTGATGCTGTAGTCAGACCTAACTGTAGGAGTCTCCTGCCTGCTCTTTTCCACCACGAAGACGTTCACAGTATTAGACTGATTTGACGCCAGCTACTCCCGTCAGTTTGCTGTCACTCTATCAGTCTCCTCGTCTGCTGTCGGATCCTCACCTGAAACACATTTTTGTTACCGCTCTCTATAAAACGATTGTGCATTTGTAAGACatgaatcatcatcatcatcccttCCCTGCTTGAATGTTCCTGATAACTGTCAGGGCAATTATTCTTACGTCATTCTCCtcctgaacatgcatgcagccTGTACAACCAAACACATCTCATTGATTCATTTCTCCACTAGAAAGAAGAAGGTGGATTGCTGGAAGATCGAACCTGCTTTCTGGGCCTGGTGGTCTCTGGTCTCATCAGTAGGACTCAGGTCGTCCGGAGGCCACCGTAGctcaccactctccacctctccaccctcggTGGGCTCCACCACGATGGACGGCAGACGCTTGGATAGCTTGGGGTATCGCTCGTGAGAGTCTGGGAAAATCTGCAACACAGGAGCGCGTGCAGTCACTCACTTCATGGAGCTACTCTAGACTCGTGATTTGTCCTCATACATTCAGCAGAGCCAAATCCAtatttcaccaaaatatccGCTTAGATTATCAAGTGCTTAAAGTGGCAGGATCTCATTAGAACGTGGAGGCGTACAAACACTGCTGAAAGCTCTCAACGCCAATTAACAGGCATAAGGCAGTTGCAGACCACATCCTGCCCTGAAGAGTTCACCACGCTGCTTTGAATATCTATGTATGTCCATTATGGCCATTCAAGAAGGCTGTTGCCGGGGCAATCGCTTGGGACAGGAATAAACACATGTTTAAAGACTCCCATGGCGCAGTACTCCAAAAGCTCTATAAAGAGCTGCTGGACAAGACTCTTGAAATGAGACGCATGGCATTCAGCTCACACCACGCACAGGTTCCACTGCCCTGCCACCAGCCTGTTTGTCATTCGGGAGAGTGAGAAGTAGCTTGCGTCATGCGTGAATATGCCTAAAGTGCATCAGTAGAGAGAAGggggggaagagaaagagagagttccATGTGTACTGGCAGCAATCTTCCACACCACATTCCAAAGCAAGGTAATGACGATCATTTCCTTAAAGGACGGTGACCTTTCAGGTCTGTGCCGAGCTCGCCAGGAGGAATCTTTATGAGTGGGCACATCTCATCCTGGGGCAATGAGATCTGCATGAAATTGACAGCCGTCAGGCAGAAGAGATGTGCGTGCAGTGTGAAGAGATCCTGTGGATAGAGAACGGCGCTGGGCAAATTTACACCTTCCGGCTTTTCGCAAGGGTGCTAGGGGAGCCTGAGAGATGAAGAGTGCAGAGACAGTGAAGATACCCGGCAGCTCCCAGCgccctgtgtttgtttgtgtgtgagtgtgtatgtgtgtgtttgtgtgtgtaccatgACAGTATGTCTCGCTGGTGAGACATACACTAAGTTCTATAGTTAGAATCCCGGAAGT
The window above is part of the Brachyhypopomus gauderio isolate BG-103 chromosome 9, BGAUD_0.2, whole genome shotgun sequence genome. Proteins encoded here:
- the LOC143522951 gene encoding protein LBH, with amino-acid sequence MTEVMNTCESAVGDYSAAGDQNISLQIFPDSHERYPKLSKRLPSIVVEPTEGGEVESGELRWPPDDLSPTDETRDHQAQKAGEDPTADEETDRVTAN